From Ignavibacterium sp.:
CGCTAGTTGAGGCAATCATTGAGGCCATTTCAAAGTCCTGCATTGCTGCTGCGCTCAATGTCGCATCAACCACAAGATTGTTATATTCCTTAAATGTTTTTTCTATTTCATCTGAGTACTTTTTGATATTTTCATCTGATGCAACTTTTTTAAATTCTGTTACAAGACTATCAATCAATTTCCTGTTGAGTTGAACATCAGCAATATTTTCCTGAAATTTTTCTTTGTATTCGGGAATAGAAAATTTCATCAAATGAAATTGTTGATGCTGAAATGCCTGATATATTTCATTCAACTTTTCTGAAGGGACAACATACTGTTTTGTTGTCTCAGCATTGTTATCGGACAATCTTATAAGGTTAAACAAAGCAAAAAATATTGTCAGAGTTGAAACTGCAGCTAAAGCGAAAAATGCTACTTCAACTTTTCTCCTGAATGTCCAGTTTTGTGTGTTTAATAATTTTTTAATTTTTTCTTTCATGGCAATTCAAATTATTATTTTAGTTTGAAAGCAAAGGATAATGATGTTTTTACTTTGACTGGTTGACCGTTATTCATACCAGGTTTAAATTTTGTTGCCTTTAAAACTTTTATCACCTCTTCTTCACATCCTCCACCAATAGCCTTTAGAACTTTAACATCATCAACATTTCCTTTCTCATCCACATAAGCCATCACAAAAACTTTTCCTTCAAGACCAGCTTGTTTTGCGATAGTTGGATATTGGATTTTCTTAATCACGGCAGGCAAACCTTCAACTGGCTCAGGCATTACCTGGGCAAATGCAAGATAACCATCGTCACTGCTAACTTCAGCCTGAGCAAAGTTAGAACTAACAAATATCAGTAAAGTGAAAATCAATAAAG
This genomic window contains:
- a CDS encoding energy transducer TonB, which codes for MKIFSLLIFTLLIFVSSNFAQAEVSSDDGYLAFAQVMPEPVEGLPAVIKKIQYPTIAKQAGLEGKVFVMAYVDEKGNVDDVKVLKAIGGGCEEEVIKVLKATKFKPGMNNGQPVKVKTSLSFAFKLK